The Pyrus communis chromosome 14, drPyrComm1.1, whole genome shotgun sequence sequence AAGATTTTTCACCTCGAccgtcaatgattcaacttgacgggttCAAGCAAGtaagcgttggcccatgttggacacagagtcCGCACACTGAgcactgagagctagggactcttgaatgaccaactcatcggaccatCTTGAAAGCAGCTTATTATCTCTAGAAgagaggaggttcctagctactaccgTAGCCGTTGTTGCATCcctcatcacagagtcttcacctgtaagaaggccattagaagataagaaggacGGCCACCATATattaccttgacgcggtgcACCTGTATCAccgctgagactcaaatctaaggaAATGTTaaatgggttagccattttgaAAGATGTTAAAATAaaagggttggatggagtaaaatatcaaaaaaaatacactggagacgattttcacgagtgggcaatcttcaaagtgtgcatgttggatgtgatcaatacctctataaaaggagaggcaaCATAGCCACCAATTCcaaaaaaatcgaagagacaccattcttcaaattttaaaagctggattttcctgcgtaaagttcatCAACACTTTTCAGACAcaatctcagcttttcagataacgcgtgcaactttgtcaaagatctctgacaaagttgaaaacgcgtggagtTCATTATTCCAACtaccacacttttgccgacaagcgtgggtgacaaaGCCACACTTGCACCACTACCTGCTAttaaaatccctatatatgtcaacattcatCCTCCATGGCAAGGCATACATCCAAAATGCATGACTCTTCTTCCTTGCCAAGAATGCAGCTGGAACCAAACCTCTCAAtatgctcagttttcttctaCCCTGAAAACACCTTTTCAACCGAGTCTTCAAAAACAAACGTATCTCATATCATTAGGGTCGAAagtaagagtatctcatagCATGTCTtctccctgtccttttctttgttcttttatttCCCTTCAGGTCAAAGAAAAAGAGAgtaatcagccggcacttggaatcaACCTTTCGActtggaaccgactgcctggaaacccccttccctgattgcttacctagcattgcccTCAAGTACTCATATTCAACCGTTGATGTACTTCCAAAGAAGACACCACATCTGCCTGGAAAACAGATGAGGCAAGTGAAGATGacacatcgaagcatgtggagacaagcgcaacaaatacatgtgttgATCCATCCActacttcttcaaaagcaaacgtatctcatatcatcggggtcaaaagcaaaggtatctcatatcatgtttttccctttgcccttgctcttgccttcgggacaaggagaaagaaagcaatcagtcggaagctgaaatcaaacttccgataTGGAACTGATTGCTTGGAAGCTTTGCCTGGTCGCTTACCTAGCACCGCTCTCGAGTGCTCGTTTTCAACTGTTGATAGGTCTCGAATTCCCTCAGCGAATACTTCAAGATAGTTGACATGATGtcggctctttacactgaagctgccaagcatggatgagtTGCTGAAAAGTGATGCTCTGAAGGACCATTTAAAGGCAAAAGGTTGCGCACCACTTCTACTATgcaaaagaaacaagcagagaAGAATGCAGCACAATGAGCTGGAACAAATCACTGTAGCACGACGCCCTCCCCTGCAGAATCGCATAATCCAGACGGAGGAGTTGATGtcataaataatagcactcaaattaaaccctctttttgacaattgaagtatagatataagtagggatcgttctaggccggggattaggaaggattgctaatctaatgaaaactgactcaaagatacaaaaatatgcttaaaaacacttaaacaaactcaaagactcttaactcaacatatatgactcaaaacaaacttaaaagactcaaaacaacacaaacaataaaaaagactcaatttaaactctaagaaatagaattggttttgactcaaaatactcaaaaacacactataagacagatttgacacaactaagtaaaggggattgggttttggacgaatttaagacaaaaacaagtaactaaaagacttaagcaaagtttggacgaatttggggatatggatgggtgattagctagctagaggattcttttccacacatgatacattcgaacacaaattgatttccagttgctttttcaataaaccatgaacctcaacacccctgattaaccgtgacatcactaattaaccctcagattttcctttagttattggattggatgacatcatacgacaacccaaagcattcttcaaaagttccctacatgacatcataatatagatacaatcaaagatcactacgttctatgaaaatcataagtattgacaaagcattcgtaactatgacatcatgatgctcatgctaggaatttacttaacatgattgtgaaaacaaccttaactacttgtgaatataagtttgtaacgattatgtgaaactcccttatattctagcaccaaattcatgcatgcaaactaagtatgcatccttaatcaacatacaagaataagttatccatcaaacggttaagtaaattgcattcacactttatgaaatcacaactggaattaatcaattcatatcacaaacataatcatggtttcaaagcctccccctagctaaaacaagtttagctcctcatgtttacaacaaaacaaagaaaatataaattaaacattgaaaacaaagattgaatacacctagaaatgccccaacaatccaagcttgaatggccaaaacgtccaaggcttctcctctcttctttctccttctttgctgcggcacaagtgtgtttgggtatgaattatggtgatggatggataggttggatggtgttagagggtggatgatggatgaatgaatggagAGAATGAATATGGATGTCTAGAGAGCCTAATATGTGCGgcagattatgtatatatagagggagaAAGGTTAAAGTCTTACTCaaatgttttgggaaagaatttagctccaaatcctcaaggaaaaagagtaacaaatcagaatcccaatggaaaagggaaggaaaaggtGCGGCAGCACCTagggagaaagggaaaggtgttttaatgcaaggaaatGGGGAATAAGGGAATGTGGGGTGCGGCACATCTAGGAAAAGCAAGATATGTGgtagattttggaagaaaatgggGTAAGGAGGGTGCAGCAAAGACTAAGAGAAAAGGGacctttggtttgtgtcctaaaatgcataagaaaccttcaatgttgctggaatttagggacatttaggattaggaaaggttaaaccaaaataggaaaccttggcttaactttcctactttgattaggaatcctaacatctttaagtcttcaatttcgtccattccttttgctccaagcatatgctatccattccaagtccaattttgctccaaaaggctccaaaaggcaccTTCTTGAtaccttagccatatgaacctataaacacacgaaaatagcttaaaatactaaaataactatgaattaacaacataaatgtaagaaaacaagctaactaagtcgcctaaatatgctcctattaggagtttaagtcaaatccaagctcgacaacgttgttctaatcaaagatctcgagaagcctcaacaaccttccGTTGGCACCATCACCAAAGAGCAAAGCCTCGCCATGTGACGCCATCAAATCGCCAGtacttcttcaaaagaaaaagtatctcatatcatcaaggtcgaaagcaagagtatcttatatcatgctttctccatgtcctttcctttgtccttgttcttatcTGTAGGGcaaggagaaagagagcaatcagccggTACTTGGAATCATctttccgatctggaaccgattGCCTGTAACCtcttccctgattgcttacctagtgttgctctcgagtagtcgtCTTCAACgattgatacacttccagagaagataCCACATCTGCCCGGAGAATAGATAAGACGAgggacaatgaaacatcaatcttatggatcgtcagcaaacgcaacaactgcacgtgctgattcatcccctaaccctcttcaatatgaattggaaagattgaataAAGAAACAGGCCATGACCTCCACTtcgtgcttgcctgccatgtgttCGAATCCTAAAACTATTCGTGGTCCtattttcattcaagatcaagcctcgatggcccttgaagaaatcacaagtccgattcaaaatcaagtgttcaccatccttgaatcaaattcagaggagtaagttcagacctttgGAGGAGACCAGAAAaccttccagcccagttcaagattaagcctgtggaaaatcaacgattggaggaaaccagaaaaatCTTCCAAtcgaattcaagatcaagccccgacggcccttgaagaaatttccagcacaattcaagatcaagcctcgatggcccttagattgacatctacattaaggactTCAAAACACATATTCTACACATGACAAGTACATGTATACGAcacgccttgaagtgggggcatttgtagacatcgaaatttcagtgaaaaaATGTTGAgcaatgcattaaaattacaacctttattcatttcacctacatcacacactcatttcacctacaaactCCACTCATCTCACCTACTACTTCCACTTGCTTCACCAACATCACAcacttcacctacaaactccactcatttcacctagaacatccactcacttcaccaaaaaaaatggaTAGTGGTGATTCagtctcaaagcctataaataggcttctccatcaagggatAAAGGGGGAGAAAGAACACCAATtgacatcacaccaaaaccttgaagctttgaaactctaaagctctaaAGCAAATCCCGAATGATCAAGAAAGCCCttttcgttcttcgtcaaatcctccttcaagatcaagccccgatggcccttgaagaaacttccctcaaccttcaagatcaagccccgacggcccttgaagaaagtgttcatcgttcatcatctgttcatcctaagatcaagccccaacagccctttggatcaacaacatcaacaaatccacacacccgttcttcaagatcaagcccaaaaacccttgaagatccgttcatcaactgttcatcctaagatcaagccccgacggccctttggatcaacaacatcaataaaTCCGCATAACTGTTCATCCATAgaccaagccccgacggccctttggatcaatagCCTATCCACATATCTACAttttacgaagatagaatcagaggatcaaattgtaaaaaagattgtaaccccaaaatcaatacaaaatatattttgtacacgtgttcttgtttcaggaattttcgtgtttacaatatCGCAGCGTTcgaaacaaaaaaattgcaaaatacaTCCCagctttcaaaacaaaaaaattaaccaacaCCACTTCGGtgcctaaaaataaataataaaataaaaaagtagaagaaaagtaattttaagaaataaagCTATTTAACATATACCAATCATTGGTGTCTCAATGTTGAAGGCCACCGTTATCAGTGGCATTCCAATGTAAAGACACCAAAAAATAGTAAGAGTGAGTGCTTTATATCTATGGCCACCAATTGCAAATGGTCTGCAAAAAATGGTGTCCTATAAGCATAATTCTAGTAGAGTCAACAGGATCTGGAAACCGATCATTTCGACCAGTTGAGTTAATTCTCCTTCACGGCGATATGCGTTTATTACTTTTCGCTATGATGATAAAACTGCTTTAGGCTCTTTCTTGTACTTGAATAAGTGTTCTTGAAATGATTAAACTTTTACACGGGGATTATTATAGCGAATTGGAAATGGTAATACAGACGATTTTTGGATTGAGAAATGGGCTAAATGTAGTATTTTGTTTCATCATGCTAGCTGCCCACTCTCAAATGATATGTTGAAGGCTACTATAACTGATTATTGTTACAGTAATGGTTGGGATATTGGTAAACCATTACTTGTTTTACCAAAGGAGATTGTTGAACAAATTCTTAGCATTCCAATTGGTTTTTATGCTTTGGCTAATAAGTGTATTTGGAGTGGAACAAGTGAtgataaatttttgttaaatctaCTTATATGTTGGCCATTAATTCTATTGGTTTTCCTAATAGGTAGAAAATCATTTGGAAACTTCCTATTCCTCCAAAGGTTCAGAGTTGCTATCTCTTGATAAGCATTTAACTAATGAACGAAGACTGAAAATGGGGTATGACTGATAACCATGAGTGTAAAAAATGTCCTTGTGGCTTTGAATTAGTGGCTCATGCTTTTAAAGACTGTCCTAAAACAAGAGAATTTTGGTGAAGGATGGGGATGTATAATCAAAGTCCGACCACATTAATTTTCATGATTGGCTTCATGTAATCTCACCGATAAACCTATCATATTGGGTTGGGGGTGGGTTACAATGGATGTTAGTTTTTTCCGTTGCTTGTTAGATTATTTGGtattgacaaaataaatttatttttagcaGGATTTTGCAATggagttttctttttaaatcaCCGCTTCTAATAATGAAGAGAAGGGAGGCTGCCGTATCCCTAGTTGTTGAAAATAATAGAGCAATTAAAGGGATCACCAACCTCTCATCTACACCTTTTACCTTTTAGTGACAGTTTTGATTTTATAGTTGGGATTTTTCAGTCTTTGATGCACCAAAATCACCATTGATATCTTATCATCTTTGTCTTTATACACAAAAGTCATAAAAAGCCGATGAAATGCTCTTTGATGTGTATTGTCAACATGGCACTTCGTGGTTGGATCAACTACGTGTATTTTACTAAGTGGCAAAACTCAACCATATGACGGGGCATGTTCATTCAAGGGGTTCTGATggaaatttcttaatttttattgaaaaacaaattCTAATCAAGGGAAAAACAATGAGTTAGTCACTAACTTGGtatcaaacttaaaaaaatatagtacGTCTTTGTGATTTATGGGATTTATGTGGGTCGGATATGagatctttcacttacaagtgaagagaataCCACTAAAGGATTGCATTAATTGTCATATTTTCCTTACTTATTGGAACATAAAGTATGATGTTGACATAtcattgaagaaaattgagattctatcgtaaaaccaattggcaatatgaggagtagcccaaTCTCTTATAAGTCCATACAAGATCTCTTATTTCATCAATGTGAGACTTATTCTTAACAATCATATGAactaaattttcatattttataaatttaggcTAAATATTAgctgtaatttttattttttttattttttgagatgCATTAAGCTATATccctataaaatttataaattacgAAATGAAGATTCAAATTTAAGTCCAACGAAGGACATAATGATTTAACTAACTTATCTACGCTTAGGTAGTGCATGATGGATTTCAAAAACACAAtgttaattaattcaaatatttcaaaaagacgttaaaaaaagaaagaagagagtgatCCAAATGGGAGTCCACCAAGAAGTATAGATAAATATGGCATGTACCTTTTGGAGGGTTGCTTAACCTCCTCGGTTATATAAATTAGGAATAATAGaagaaaactttttttttttttcgaaagtAGAATATATTACCAAGGTAATATCAATTGTACAGcctaatgatatttttcttcacttgtaagtgagatgtcttagatttgattttcgtaaaaaacaaatttgaaccatattattactaacttATTGTGAGGCTGAACCTACCCTCTCATCCCtcataatataaatagtattgtttgttaaacaaaaaaaaaattccaattgtATGATCATGAGATGGCGATATCAAAACAGAACAAATTAAAAGACAAGTCCTCTGTTTTGGCATCACCCAAAGAGCTTTGTTGCAATTCCCACACTTGCCCCCTTCCACTACCAAACAAATCCTCTGTTTGTCTTTGTTAGGGCATGTTTGAATTCTTCTAACCTTTGGGAATATTAACAAGTTTTTGGGCCACATCTGATTCCTTATCCACCTCAGGTCAAgacaaaattcaaataaagtAGGTTTCTTAGAGTTTTTGAGGGACAGAATACTCTGTTTTAAAGTTGGCTCATCTTCTCACAAATTCCATGTTCCACTTGGGAAACAAGGACAACAAATCAATAAGGACAAAAGGACTCCTCCACGCACTGTCGACAACGAAGCCAAAGCCATGAGCTTCTGTCTCTCTTCAAAAACTCCCAACTTCCAATTTTATTAACATCCAAATCTCATAAAAACAGAGCaaaaaaacccagaagaagaacATCAGCTCTGTGCTCAAAACCCAGAAGGCTGCTTTCCTTGAATTCTCACGGGGTTCTGACTTCTACTTGGGTTTTTGATCAATTACAAAACCCACCAAGGATTTCCCTCTTCTTTCTTCCCTTGGTTAGTTCTTCTGCAACTAGTTTCTGTCTTCAGCTGCTTCTGTTGTTCTACTTGTGATTTCTCACGCGACTTCTCTCCTgaatttcatttgttttctttgggAATCTAATCTTATTTTATCATAGGTTTTTTGCCCATTTTAGCCTTTCTAGTAGGGGTTTGATTGAATTTCTGATATTTTTCTTGGTACTGATAAAATCGAAACCCCTTTTTCTGATAGTTTGGGGCCTTCTTCGCATATTTGAGATCATACATTCTATAAATTCTTAGCCAATTAGGTGCTATTGCTTAGGAGTAAGGCCTGCTTTTGTCTGAAAAGCACTTTGGTTATAAGtgcttttgtttgttgttgttgtgaatGCTTGTTTGAGAGTACACATTTTTCTCAAATTGTGAATTCGTGCAATTTGGTTCTTGCATGAACACTAGGAATAGGGTACTTGTTTAGAAATCCCCTGAATTATTCGGCCAACTTTGTTATCCAATTAATTACCAAATCATTCTTGTTTGATATACATATGGCACCAATGTTTCAAGACGAAGGGTCGTCGTCCGCAACTTCATCTCCTCTCCAATGCTTTTCCATGATTTCGCTTTCACCTAGTTTAGGCTCACCATACCCTTGGCTTAAAGAACTCAAATCCGAAGACCGCGGTTTGTATTTGATCCACTTGTTGCTCACTTGTGCAAACCATGTTGCCACCGGAAGCCTTGAAAATGCAAATGTGGCCCTTGAGCAAATCTCCCAACTCGCCGCTGCTGACGGTGATACCATGCAGCGGATTGCTGCCTACTTCACCGAGGCTCTTGCTGATCGAATCCTCAAAGCTTGGCCCGGTCTTCACAGGGCACTGAATTCCACTAAAATATCTTTGGTTTCAGATGAAATTCTAGTTCGGAAAGTGTTTTTCGAGATGCTTCCCTTCCTAAAGGTGGCTTTTGTGCTCACAAACCAAGCTATTATGGAAGCCATGGAAGGGGAAAAGATGGTGCATATAATTGATCTTAATGCAGCTGAACCTGTTCAGTGGATTACTCTTCTTCAAGTTTTAAGTGCAAGACCTGAAGGTCCGCCTCATTTGAGAATCACCGGTGTTCATCAACAGAAAGAGGTACTGGATCAAATGGCTCATAGGTTGACTGAGGAAGCCGAAAAATTGGATATCCCATTTCAGTTCTGTCCCATAATCAGCAAATTGGAAAATCTTGATATGGACAAACTTCGTGTCAAAACTGGCGAGGCTCTAGCTATCAGCTCAGTTCTCCAGTTGCACTCCCTTTTGGCGTCGGATGATGGACTCCTGAAAAAGAAGTCCCCATTAGCATCAAGGGGTTCAAATGGAAATCACTTGCCAAGAGCATTGCAAATGAGCCAAGGCACATTGGGTGAGTTGCTAGAGAAAGAGATGGGTAACGGGTATAGCCCGAGTCCTGATTCAACCTCGTCATCACCGCTATCTTTAACTCCTTCGGCGAAATTGGATAGCTTTCTTAATGCATTTTGGGGTTTGACTCCGAAGGTTATGGTAATAACCGAGCAAGATTCTAACCATAATGGATCCACTCTGATGGAGAGACTATTGGAATCTCTGTACTCTTATGCTGCATTGTTTGATTGCTTGGAATCTACGATGTCAAGAACCTCATTGGAGAGACTGAAGGTAGAGAAAATGCTGTTTGGGGAAGAGATAAAAAACATTATAGCTTGCGAGGGATCTGAGAGGACCGAAAGACATGAAAAGCTTGAGAAATGGATTCAAAGGCTTGACTTAGCTGGCTTTGGAAATGTGCCTTTGAGCTATTACGGAATGCTGCAGGCAAAGAGGATGTTGCAGAGCTATGGTTGCGACGGGTATAGAATGAGGGAAGAGAACGGTTGTGTGTTGATTTCCTGGCAAGATCGACCGCTGTTTTCGGTGTCAGCTTGGAGGTGCAGGAAGTAAAACATGGAATATTGATACTGATCATCGCATAATGTTCGAGTTTCTCGTCTAATCATGAAGAATTTTGTCCAACTGAATCTGTCTGCATTTCATTTGTTCATGGAGGTTTCTTGTgtgttcattttcttttccttatgTATCTAATTTATTACAAGTGCCGCTGATATTTGACACAAACACCCTATTAAGTTTTGTACaaaatccttttttttgttttgaaacatATACAAAACCCCTCAAAGAACCCAATTAGGACGAAAAAATTCATCAGCTAGCCACTTGTCAGGTTCTAATTCATTCTTAGTGCGTGAAGCTTTTTTTTTACCCTCCtccattgaaattatttttttttattttttatttttgtattttggagTTGAAACCTCGGTAAGCTAGAAATGCGTTTTTCTGAAGTATTTGAGTTGAAGTGTTTTGTCCCCTCTCTACATCTCTCATCAGCCCATAGACAGATCTAAGATGTCTTTATGAAGGCTAAAAATCGCGTGATGAGAGATGTAGGAAGATTGTAATACAAACAAGTTGCAGGGAAGTCCTATATTAGGCCAGACTTTGACATCAACGACCCCATTATATGTAAAGTCCACTCAGCATTTTAGTGATCGAGCAATAGAGTTAGTGTTAAATAGTTAGTTATTAGGGAGAAGGAAAATCAGTAGAGATCGAACTTGCATCAGGATGCATAATCACGATTGCTTTCCACTACTCGATAAAGTGCCATATGCAGCTCATTATATACTTTAATCAACAGATCAAGAGATAATGGGATCATGGTCTCCCTCAAGCTTTGCGAGTACTAAACAAGGtaatgagatttttttaatgtaaacgGACCATGTACTGATGTACATTAAACATTACTTAGGGAACAAGAAATACATCAGATATCCACTAATAACTTTACCACTAGGTAAAAAATGGCATATTGCAACTGTTCCTGGCTTAATTTTAAGGAGTTGGAAAGCCAAATGCCTGCTTTAGTTCCATCCGCCTTGTCTGGTATCGATATTCAAAGCATTTTTGCTGATCCCGTTGTATGTGTTTTTTCCTTCTATCCAGTTCTCTTCACCAACAAGTAGAAGAAGCATTTGAAGAGCTTTATATCCAAATTTATATGCAACTGTCCAAGCCAGGATAACATCAACCATATCCTCTTGAGTGCATGTTGTTGGGGGTGAGGGATTTTTCAAGTAACATGTGATTTAGCTATAGGTTACTAAGTCAGAAATGTACAATTATAAAATGTTAAATAGTGGGATTTGAACTCGTAGAGTAGGATGCTAATAAGGGCTTATTTTTGGGGTTTAATTTCCTGATATCATTCTTCTCACCAAggaggaaaatatataatgtacaagagtgatttacaaggaaagaaacatCAAATAACATCTTTCCTAATTACAATTTGATTACAAGGATCCAAACAGGtaactaaactaattacaaaaggtcaactctccaacattccccctcaagttggtgcataaataCCGTTCATGCCTAACTTGACAAGAGAGTTGTAGAACGCTTGACTTGCAACAACTTTAGTTAAGATATCCGCTAATTGATCCTCTAACTTTACGAACGGAAATTGAATAATATTCCCATCTAACTTCTCCTTAATGAAGTGTCGGTTaacttccacatgttttgtGCGATCATGTTGAATTGGGTTGTGTGAGATATCAATAGCTACTTTATTATCACAAGATAAATTCAAGGCTGAATTTGAAGGAAACCCGAGCTCACCTAGTAACCTCCGAAGTCATAATAACTCACATACTCCTTTTCCCGTACCCTTGTATTCTGCCTTTGCACTTGATAAAGCAATCATTTTCTGTTTCTTACTCTGCCAAGTCACTAAATTTCCTCCCATAAATGTAAAGTAACCAGATGTGGACTGACGATCAGTAACGTTGCGCATCGGTGTAACCTTCTACTCGACAATGATCATTCTTGGAAAACATGATGCCTCTACCCAGTGAGGACTTTAGGTATCGTAGGATGCATTCAAACGCACCCATATGTGCATCACTTggagaatgcataaattgagtaacaACACTTACTGCATATGCAATATCTGGCTTGGTGTGAGGTAAATAAATTAACCTTCCAACTAACCTTTGATAACGATCTCTGTTAGTGGGAACTTGATCAAGGTGCACGGTAAGATGGTGATTTTGGATTATGGGGGTGTCAGCCGGTTTACAATCAAGCATTTCAGTTTCAGCTAACAAGTCTagaacatattttctttgagatAGAAATATACCCTGTTTAGATTGAGCTACTTCTATccccaagaaatatttcaaatcaCCAAGATCTTTCAACTCGAACTTGGTTGCTAGGTAATCTTTGAGCCTTGAGATTTCCTCTTTGTCATCACCTGTAACAATCATATTGTCCACATAAATGATAAGTGCCGTCAATTTCCCCATTCGACGTTTCAAGAAAAAGTGTATGATTAGAATTGCTCTGCCTGAACTCATATTTCCTCATAGCCGTCCGGAACCTACCAAACCATGCGCGAGGTGATTGTTTCAACCCATACAACGCTTTATTCAACTTGCACACTACTCCAGGTTGTAAAATTGATGCATAACCAAGTGGAATatccatatacacttcttcttTACGATTACCATGTAAGAAAACaatttttacatcaaattgtTGTAATGGCCAATCTAAGTTGGCCGCCAATGAAAGCAATACTCTTACCATATTAATCTTTGCTACCGGGGCAAATGTTTCTGTATAATCAACACCATACATCTAAGTGTATCCCTTAGCCACCAATCGTGCTTCGTATCGTTCAACGGACTTATCAACTTTGTACTTGATGGTGTACACCCATCGACACCTAACTCTCTTCTTTCCTCAGGGTAGTGGAACTAAATCccatgtttgatttttctggAGTGTAGccatttcttcctccattgccTTGGTCCATCGATCGTCAGATAGTGCCTCCTTCAATGAACTTGGTGTGCTATCATTGGATATTTGTAGTACAAAAGCTTTATCGGGTTCTTATTATTTCTATGATGACACATAGTTAGCAATGGGGTATTTAGAGCTTTTCATCGTGTCCGGTGAATATTGATTGGGTGGCATTCCCCAGTTGTGCCTGAAAGGTAATTGATAATTCGGAACAACGTATACATCAACAAAGATAGTAAAGCTTACCTCTTGAATATTCTCAAAAGTATT is a genomic window containing:
- the LOC137715489 gene encoding scarecrow-like protein 3; this encodes MAPMFQDEGSSSATSSPLQCFSMISLSPSLGSPYPWLKELKSEDRGLYLIHLLLTCANHVATGSLENANVALEQISQLAAADGDTMQRIAAYFTEALADRILKAWPGLHRALNSTKISLVSDEILVRKVFFEMLPFLKVAFVLTNQAIMEAMEGEKMVHIIDLNAAEPVQWITLLQVLSARPEGPPHLRITGVHQQKEVLDQMAHRLTEEAEKLDIPFQFCPIISKLENLDMDKLRVKTGEALAISSVLQLHSLLASDDGLLKKKSPLASRGSNGNHLPRALQMSQGTLGELLEKEMGNGYSPSPDSTSSSPLSLTPSAKLDSFLNAFWGLTPKVMVITEQDSNHNGSTLMERLLESLYSYAALFDCLESTMSRTSLERLKVEKMLFGEEIKNIIACEGSERTERHEKLEKWIQRLDLAGFGNVPLSYYGMLQAKRMLQSYGCDGYRMREENGCVLISWQDRPLFSVSAWRCRK